The stretch of DNA CAGCAAGCCTGCGGAGATCGCCCGCAAGTGCTCGTCGGCTTCGACTTTGAAAGTCGCCCGCAGTTGTCGCAAAAATTCTTCGTCCCCGGTGCTCATGATGTCTTGAATTGTGCGGGAAGCACGGAGACCTTCACCGCGGCGCGAGCTTTATCCTTCGGCATAATGGCAGCGGCAGTCGTGCCGGACTTGCGCACGTGGGCTTACGCCGGCTAGACCTGGTATCGGGCCACCATTAGCCTGAGTTGCTGACCAAGCTCATTGAGGTTACGCGCCGCGCTCTCCAATTGTTTCGCGCCCGTGACGTTCTGGGTGCTCGCTTGCTTGATGCTCTCCATGGCGCCGCCCACCTGGTCCACGCCCACCAACTGCTGTTGGCTGGAGACGGCGATCTGCGTCGCCGCCTGCGCCGCCTCGCTCACGCTGCCGGCCAGCGCCTGAATCGAATCGCCCGCCTTTTCGGTCTGCCCCGTTCCGGCTGCTACCGCCTTACTACCTTCCTCGGTTGCCATCACGGCCGCGCTGGTAGCCTTCTGAATGTCTCCCAGGATGGCGCGCACATGACTGGTTGCCTGCCGGGATTGCTCGGCCAGACTCTTTACTTCCTGCGCCACCACGCCGAAGCCCTTGCCGTGTTCGCCCGCCTTGGCTGCCTCGATAGAAGCGTTAACCGCCAGCAGATTCGATTGCGCGGCGAGGTCTTCCACGGTCGCGATGATCTGGCCGATGGCATGGCTCTGTTCAGAGAGCCGTACCATGCTCGCGGCAATCTCTTCCATCTGCTCGCGGATACGATTCATGCCCGCCACGACGTCATCGGCCGCCTTGCGTCCAGTCTGGGCGATCTGTGCAGCCTTGTGCGTGCTGTCGGAGACCAGCCTGGCCTTCTGGTTTGCCACCTGCGCGGTCTGCCGGACTTCTTCCACCGTAGTGGTGGCCTCGCTCACCGCCGCGGCGGACTCGCTGGCGCTAGCGGCGAGCTGGTTAGTGGAGGCGACGATTTCGCTCGCGGATGCGCCCAGGACATTGGCGCCTTCGGCCAGCGCGCCGATCTGCGCGCGAAGGTCGTCGGACATCCGCGCAAAGGCATTGCCGACAATGTCGTCCGGGGATTGAGGTTTAAGCGCCGAGCGCAGGTCGCCGGAAGCGATCTGCGCCGCCGCGGCGGCCATGGCGCGCAGAGACTGGGTCATGCGTTCGAGGGCGCGGGCCAACGCACCCACTTCGTCGCCGCGGGTGGTGGCCGGCAAACTCCCGCTGAGATCGCCGACCGTAATCCGCTCGGCAACCGCTGTGAGTTGCCGCAGCGGCCCCGCGATATTGCGCGTGATGATCAACCCGGTTATAGCCGCGAGCACCAGCGCGGCGAGGGTGCCCAGCACGATGATTGCTTTCGCATTTTGGGCCTCGGTCTCCGCCCGGTCCACACGCGTCTGAAGTATGGCCTCCTCTTCGCTTTGCATCGTGCCCAAAACCTTGCGGATCTTGTCCATGAATGCCTTGCCCTTGCCGCTCTTGATAATCGCGCTGGCGGCCTGCACGCCCTTGGTCCGGCGGGCGTCGACGTTTGCGCTGGCAACGGCGACCCTGTTTTTCACCAACGGCTCGAGCACGTGGAGGCGTTGCTGCTGGTGCGGGTTACCTGCCGTCATGTTCCGAAGGGGGTCAAGTCTGGCCAGGGCGGCGTGATACGGCTGCAGGTAACTCTCCTCGCCGGTGATGACATACCCTCGGTCGCCGTTCTCTACATCCGTCAACAGCGAGAGCATTCCGGTGAGCTGTGTCAGCACGTCGGAGGTATGCTTGCGCGCATCTGATACCTCGATCAGCTGGATTGTGGTGTGATAGGAGAACCCACCGACAATCAGGAAAATCATCAAGGTGAGGCCGAAGCCGGCAGCGATCTTGGTTCCAACAGTCCATTTCATGGCGAGTGTCTCCGGTAGGTATCCGCTTTCAGTTTTCCACTTCCTCGTGTACCAGTATCTGCGGGTCCGCCAGGATCCGGTCCATGTCGAGCACCACGAGACGTTCCGCGGTCATGCCTTTCAGGTAGTTGTCGCAAATCCCTGTGTGGGTCGGCAGCGAAGCCTGCAAGCTGTCCACGGGGATGATCCGAACGCCCACGATGACATCCGCCAGCAAACCCAGTTCGAGACCGTTGCCGCGGACGAGGATGATGCGGTGCAGGTCGGTCAACCCCATATCTGACAGATCGAAGAACTTCTTGATGTCGATCACCGGGGTAATGCGGCCTCGCACGTTCACAATTCCAAGTACAAACGGCTGGGTACAAGGCAGCGGCGTCAGATCCTTCAGCGGATATACCACGTTCACAAAACGGGTCTCCAGCGCATAGCATTCCTGTGCCAGGCGAAACTCCACTACCTCGAGCGAAGTCTCCGCCGCCGGGATGCTTTGGGGCGGGCGGGCCAGAACTCTTGCGCGGGCGCGGAGGATTTCTCTGTTATCTGGCGTGGAAGCGGCGCGGCTCTCATCGATCATGGCGACTTTTCACGTTCCGTTATTGAAGCGAGGGTCTGAGCGAGTTGGCCGGCCGTGAGGCCGTCCGGCTCCAGCAGGAGATCGTCCGGCTTGTAACGGCGCAGGAAATACAGTGCGTTGGCGAAATGCTTGTTCCCCGCGCCGGTATTGCCGCGGTTGCGAGCGAGATTGCCGAGCGCGAAGTGGGCCAGCACGAAGCCCTGGTCGAGATAGATCACCCGCCGCAGCGATGCGCGCGCTTGCTTAGGCTCGGCGTGCTCCAGCAGA from Gammaproteobacteria bacterium encodes:
- a CDS encoding chemotaxis protein CheW, with product MIDESRAASTPDNREILRARARVLARPPQSIPAAETSLEVVEFRLAQECYALETRFVNVVYPLKDLTPLPCTQPFVLGIVNVRGRITPVIDIKKFFDLSDMGLTDLHRIILVRGNGLELGLLADVIVGVRIIPVDSLQASLPTHTGICDNYLKGMTAERLVVLDMDRILADPQILVHEEVEN
- a CDS encoding methyl-accepting chemotaxis protein yields the protein MKWTVGTKIAAGFGLTLMIFLIVGGFSYHTTIQLIEVSDARKHTSDVLTQLTGMLSLLTDVENGDRGYVITGEESYLQPYHAALARLDPLRNMTAGNPHQQQRLHVLEPLVKNRVAVASANVDARRTKGVQAASAIIKSGKGKAFMDKIRKVLGTMQSEEEAILQTRVDRAETEAQNAKAIIVLGTLAALVLAAITGLIITRNIAGPLRQLTAVAERITVGDLSGSLPATTRGDEVGALARALERMTQSLRAMAAAAAQIASGDLRSALKPQSPDDIVGNAFARMSDDLRAQIGALAEGANVLGASASEIVASTNQLAASASESAAAVSEATTTVEEVRQTAQVANQKARLVSDSTHKAAQIAQTGRKAADDVVAGMNRIREQMEEIAASMVRLSEQSHAIGQIIATVEDLAAQSNLLAVNASIEAAKAGEHGKGFGVVAQEVKSLAEQSRQATSHVRAILGDIQKATSAAVMATEEGSKAVAAGTGQTEKAGDSIQALAGSVSEAAQAATQIAVSSQQQLVGVDQVGGAMESIKQASTQNVTGAKQLESAARNLNELGQQLRLMVARYQV